A portion of the Bacteroidales bacterium genome contains these proteins:
- a CDS encoding rhodanese-like domain-containing protein: MYNLWKCLFVLLVIPAALICPGCSEEKEPGIPGILVSTQWLQDHIDNPDVVLLHSGSAEFFDSLHIPGARFIDPASFTVNTDLVRNEMPSADSILKLLRSVGVDDNSRIVLYHESSRLLSRTARVFAALDGVGLGERTFFLNGGLPAWEEEARETTGVKTQFSYGTLSKAESGQVLIEAEELDRGRWSPDMVVVDVRTGEEYYGTPGSQEEPAEGGHVEGAYSLPYQSLLRDDYDYFFKSDAALKDLFREAGMDPGKVNVVYCGSGVRASVSYLAARHMGYNVRLYDGSWEEWKQLELPLTGPVTPPGDTE; encoded by the coding sequence ATGTACAACTTGTGGAAATGCCTCTTTGTTTTGCTGGTCATACCGGCGGCATTAATATGTCCGGGATGTTCGGAGGAGAAGGAGCCGGGGATTCCCGGAATCCTGGTATCCACCCAATGGCTTCAGGATCATATAGATAATCCAGATGTGGTGCTTCTTCATTCAGGATCAGCTGAGTTCTTTGATTCGCTTCATATACCCGGTGCCAGGTTCATCGATCCTGCCAGTTTCACGGTGAATACGGATTTGGTTCGCAATGAGATGCCTTCGGCAGACAGCATCCTGAAGCTGCTGAGGAGCGTGGGTGTGGACGATAATTCCAGAATAGTTCTCTACCATGAATCATCGAGGCTCCTTTCGCGCACGGCCCGGGTCTTTGCCGCTCTGGATGGGGTGGGACTCGGAGAGCGGACTTTTTTCCTGAACGGCGGACTGCCGGCCTGGGAGGAGGAAGCCAGGGAGACCACCGGTGTTAAAACACAGTTTTCATATGGTACACTGAGCAAAGCGGAATCCGGTCAGGTGCTTATCGAAGCTGAAGAGCTTGACAGAGGGCGATGGAGCCCCGATATGGTGGTGGTCGATGTAAGAACCGGCGAAGAGTATTACGGGACTCCGGGTTCACAGGAGGAGCCTGCCGAAGGCGGCCATGTGGAAGGGGCCTATTCCCTGCCTTATCAGTCACTTCTCAGAGACGATTATGATTATTTTTTCAAATCCGATGCAGCGTTGAAGGACTTGTTCCGGGAGGCGGGAATGGATCCGGGAAAGGTGAATGTTGTTTATTGTGGATCGGGGGTGCGTGCATCGGTTAGTTATCTGGCAGCCAGACATATGGGTTATAATGTTAGGCTATATGATGGATCCTGGGAGGAGTGGAAGCAGCTGGAACTGCCCTTGACCGGGCCGGTGACTCCTCCGGGTGACACGGAATAA
- a CDS encoding YeeE/YedE thiosulfate transporter family protein, with product MKNRESRPYWNPYLVGTGIGLLIILSFVVTGRGLGAIGAFNGILASLVHAIAPDYALSKTAYSTYLAGVDHPLKDWVVIEIAGVCIGGLLSGIVSRRFRFEVIKGPRISNLTRLIFAFSGGMLMAVAAKFTRGCTSGLALSGGSVLSPGAWLFMISVFIGGYSIAWLMKKAWN from the coding sequence ATGAAGAATAGAGAATCGCGCCCCTACTGGAACCCCTACCTGGTGGGAACGGGCATTGGCCTGCTGATCATCCTCTCGTTTGTAGTTACCGGAAGGGGACTTGGTGCCATTGGGGCATTCAATGGGATTTTGGCTTCCCTGGTGCATGCCATCGCCCCTGACTATGCTCTTTCGAAAACGGCCTATTCAACTTACCTGGCTGGTGTGGACCATCCGCTGAAAGATTGGGTGGTCATAGAAATCGCCGGTGTTTGTATTGGAGGACTTCTCTCGGGGATTGTATCTCGGCGTTTCAGATTCGAAGTGATCAAAGGCCCCCGTATTTCAAATCTGACCAGGCTTATCTTTGCCTTTTCGGGCGGAATGCTGATGGCTGTTGCTGCCAAGTTTACGCGTGGCTGCACGAGCGGACTGGCTCTCAGCGGGGGCTCCGTTTTAAGTCCGGGGGCCTGGCTGTTTATGATTTCGGTTTTTATAGGTGGTTACTCCATTGCCTGGTTAATGAAAAAAGCATGGAACTGA
- a CDS encoding YeeE/YedE thiosulfate transporter family protein, with translation MELMAPLQFSYQVPEGLLLLFALLTGIAFGMFLEKAGFGNARKLVQQFYFTDMAMFKVLFSAIVTAMLGIYWLSYFGILDITQIYINGTYLWPQVVGGLIFGFGFVLSGLCPGTSCVAVFTGKLDGLAVFAGMFTGLILFAETESFLKGALSFSSLGDISLYELFHMEYGLLTFLIVVIAVIAFWLAGRVENGFHKISSGKS, from the coding sequence ATGGAACTGATGGCACCTCTTCAATTTTCTTACCAGGTTCCGGAGGGACTGCTTCTCCTCTTTGCGCTCTTAACGGGGATTGCCTTCGGAATGTTCCTGGAAAAGGCAGGTTTCGGAAATGCCCGCAAGCTGGTTCAGCAATTTTATTTTACCGATATGGCGATGTTCAAGGTGCTGTTCTCGGCAATCGTAACCGCCATGCTGGGCATTTACTGGCTCAGTTACTTCGGAATTCTGGATATTACCCAGATCTATATCAACGGGACCTACCTGTGGCCCCAGGTGGTGGGTGGTTTGATTTTTGGATTTGGCTTTGTGCTGTCGGGACTGTGTCCGGGTACCTCCTGCGTGGCTGTCTTCACTGGTAAACTGGATGGCCTGGCTGTTTTTGCAGGGATGTTTACCGGGTTAATTCTCTTTGCAGAGACAGAATCTTTTCTGAAAGGAGCTCTTTCTTTTTCCTCTTTGGGAGATATCTCCCTGTATGAGCTGTTCCATATGGAGTACGGCTTACTTACCTTCCTGATTGTTGTTATTGCTGTTATCGCTTTCTGGCTGGCCGGAAGGGTGGAGAATGGGTTTCATAAAATTAGCTCCGGGAAATCATGA
- a CDS encoding rhodanese-like domain-containing protein: protein MKINHLLAILAILAGISAAFTYHAGKNGLYPDWKFHKERLEGKRLGFISAHHLADLLYSKEDGIKLLDTRAKKDYEHYHIPRALWFDPGKGREKGQGAGIIIVYGEDEENGPYELARELPGKVYVLKGGMDAWHSLVLFPDFQTFHVRNSDLLEHVLRRSGFFGGKAQNTQLLNIEVRESRYREGC, encoded by the coding sequence ATGAAGATCAACCACCTGCTTGCCATCCTCGCCATCCTTGCAGGAATAAGCGCCGCCTTCACCTATCATGCAGGCAAAAACGGGCTTTACCCGGATTGGAAATTTCATAAGGAGCGCTTGGAGGGAAAACGGCTGGGCTTTATTTCCGCCCACCACCTGGCAGACCTCCTGTACAGCAAAGAGGACGGTATCAAGCTTTTGGATACCCGAGCAAAGAAAGACTATGAACACTACCATATTCCAAGGGCCCTGTGGTTTGATCCCGGTAAGGGAAGGGAGAAGGGACAGGGAGCCGGTATAATCATTGTATATGGGGAGGATGAGGAAAACGGCCCGTACGAGCTGGCCAGAGAACTTCCGGGAAAGGTGTATGTTTTGAAGGGTGGAATGGATGCCTGGCATTCTCTGGTCCTGTTTCCGGACTTCCAGACCTTTCATGTGAGGAACAGCGATCTGCTGGAGCATGTTTTGAGAAGAAGCGGCTTTTTTGGCGGGAAAGCGCAGAATACCCAGCTGTTAAATATAGAAGTGCGGGAAAGCCGTTACCGGGAAGGGTGCTGA
- a CDS encoding DUF1287 domain-containing protein — MSPDGLRPLMVHNIGNGQVLEDCLFDYRIIGHYIYNGK, encoded by the coding sequence ATGTCACCCGACGGATTACGTCCCCTGATGGTGCATAACATAGGAAACGGCCAGGTACTTGAGGACTGCCTGTTTGATTATCGGATCATTGGTCACTATATTTATAATGGCAAATAA
- a CDS encoding PhzF family phenazine biosynthesis protein: MKQSIFQVDAFTQEKFKGNPAAVCILDQWPEEAKMQLIANENNLSETAFAVPAGECYEIRWFTPEMEVELCGHATLATAHVLFNHLDQPGGRICFESIHSGRLTVKQKGDLLTLDFPADRIEEMLIPGLIATALMKPPLKAFRGKTDFMFLFASESEIRNMEPDFGLLAQVGGRGVIVTAPGNEVDFVSRFFAPQTGIHEDPVTGSAHTTLTPYWSKVLGKKKLTARQLSARGGELICEDRGDRIEISGHAVTYMIGQIDI, from the coding sequence ATGAAACAAAGCATTTTCCAGGTTGATGCATTTACGCAGGAAAAATTCAAGGGAAATCCGGCAGCGGTATGCATCCTGGATCAATGGCCGGAGGAGGCTAAGATGCAGCTAATTGCCAATGAAAACAACCTTTCGGAGACTGCTTTTGCCGTACCGGCAGGGGAATGCTACGAGATTCGCTGGTTCACCCCCGAAATGGAGGTGGAGCTGTGCGGCCACGCCACCCTGGCTACGGCCCATGTCCTGTTTAACCACCTGGATCAACCCGGCGGGCGGATCTGTTTTGAGTCCATTCACAGCGGGAGACTGACTGTGAAACAGAAAGGGGACCTGCTTACCCTCGATTTCCCTGCTGACCGGATCGAAGAAATGCTTATTCCCGGGCTGATAGCCACAGCCCTGATGAAACCTCCCCTGAAAGCTTTCCGTGGGAAAACCGACTTTATGTTTTTATTTGCCAGCGAGTCCGAGATTCGAAACATGGAGCCGGATTTTGGTCTTCTGGCCCAGGTTGGGGGTAGGGGTGTGATTGTGACCGCCCCCGGGAATGAAGTGGATTTTGTATCCCGTTTTTTCGCCCCCCAGACCGGTATCCATGAAGACCCCGTGACCGGTTCGGCTCATACGACCCTGACTCCGTACTGGTCGAAGGTGCTGGGTAAGAAGAAGCTGACGGCACGGCAGCTGTCGGCCCGTGGAGGAGAGCTGATTTGTGAAGACCGGGGGGACCGGATTGAGATCTCCGGGCACGCGGTGACCTATATGATCGGACAAATAGACATTTAA
- a CDS encoding alpha/beta fold hydrolase, protein MRFSEDRIEKLHCSDGILRDVHIWEPAGPRAVFLTLHGLMDHGGNYKNPGLFMKEQGYALVAPDQQGHDRKRKAHVSRFDRYLDDLQLMLDWVKENYKGLPVFIMGHSMGGLMLTHFGIRRFQGDPAVKGFIMSAPGYENSVRTSGFLIAVAKFLSVAAPKMAVPIENLRLHVTRDEAEYKRMREDEKDGIQATRMSARLGAEFLKAQEWVPGHMDQWKHPLLVILPGADRLINPEVTRKLLSKIEKGLVTVLEYPDNYHESFNELNRKEVFTAVLEWCQARLYANKDL, encoded by the coding sequence ATGAGATTTTCTGAGGACCGCATCGAAAAACTGCACTGCAGCGACGGTATACTGCGCGACGTGCATATCTGGGAACCTGCCGGCCCCCGGGCCGTTTTTCTGACCCTGCACGGACTTATGGACCATGGTGGGAACTATAAAAACCCGGGCCTCTTTATGAAAGAGCAGGGTTATGCCCTGGTGGCGCCCGACCAGCAGGGACATGACCGGAAGAGGAAAGCACATGTTTCCCGCTTCGACCGCTACCTGGATGATCTGCAGCTGATGCTCGACTGGGTAAAAGAGAATTACAAGGGGCTTCCCGTATTTATCATGGGGCATTCCATGGGTGGGTTGATGCTTACCCACTTTGGCATCAGACGCTTTCAGGGAGACCCTGCTGTAAAAGGATTTATTATGTCCGCCCCGGGCTATGAAAACAGCGTCCGGACCTCCGGATTCCTGATCGCGGTCGCAAAATTCCTGTCTGTGGCAGCCCCGAAAATGGCCGTTCCCATTGAGAATCTCAGGTTACATGTGACCCGGGATGAAGCCGAATACAAACGGATGCGTGAAGATGAAAAAGACGGGATCCAGGCGACACGTATGTCGGCCCGCCTGGGAGCCGAGTTTTTAAAGGCCCAGGAGTGGGTTCCGGGACATATGGACCAATGGAAACATCCCCTGCTGGTTATTTTACCCGGGGCAGACAGGCTGATTAATCCGGAGGTGACCAGAAAACTGCTTTCGAAGATAGAGAAGGGATTGGTGACGGTTCTGGAGTACCCCGATAATTATCATGAGAGCTTCAACGAGTTGAACCGGAAGGAGGTTTTTACCGCTGTCCTGGAGTGGTGCCAGGCACGGCTCTATGCGAACAAAGATTTGTAA
- a CDS encoding aldo/keto reductase, which translates to MKKRVFGKTGPEISEIGFGAWAIGGSWGAQSEEDSLEGLATALDRGVNFIDTAAGYGDGKSERIIGKFLKSRPEKVYVCTKTPPAPGKWPPSPYCKIEERYSEKYLRENVEQRLNNLQTESLDVLLLHTWTRAWNDKPVALKTLHKMKAEGLIKQVGISTPEHDQNCVIQLMREGMVDVLQVIYNIFEQEPAAQLFPVAIETGTGIIVRVAFDEGVLTGKYTGKESFGADDFRSNYFAGDRLERGVHRTEKIKKEFKDSGYSMPELALKFALSHEAVSTVIPGIRNKQQAIMNTAVSDLPDLSEEILVRLREHSWNRGFWYGGK; encoded by the coding sequence ATGAAAAAACGCGTATTTGGAAAAACAGGTCCTGAGATCTCGGAGATCGGATTCGGAGCATGGGCCATCGGCGGCAGCTGGGGAGCACAGTCGGAGGAAGATTCCCTGGAAGGCCTGGCAACCGCCCTGGACCGGGGAGTCAATTTCATCGACACCGCAGCAGGCTACGGGGATGGAAAATCGGAACGGATTATTGGCAAGTTCCTGAAATCCAGGCCGGAAAAGGTGTACGTCTGCACGAAAACCCCGCCGGCCCCGGGAAAATGGCCCCCGTCGCCCTACTGCAAGATTGAGGAACGCTATTCAGAAAAGTATTTGCGCGAAAATGTGGAGCAGCGACTGAACAACCTGCAGACCGAGAGCCTGGATGTGCTCTTGCTGCACACCTGGACCCGGGCCTGGAATGATAAGCCGGTGGCTCTGAAAACCCTGCATAAGATGAAGGCTGAAGGTCTGATCAAACAGGTGGGTATTTCAACGCCGGAACATGATCAGAACTGCGTCATACAGCTTATGCGGGAGGGCATGGTGGATGTCCTGCAGGTGATCTACAATATTTTTGAGCAGGAACCGGCGGCCCAGCTTTTTCCGGTAGCGATAGAAACAGGAACCGGAATAATTGTGCGGGTTGCTTTCGATGAAGGCGTGTTGACAGGAAAATATACGGGCAAGGAAAGCTTTGGTGCGGACGACTTCCGGAGCAACTACTTTGCCGGCGATCGTCTGGAGCGGGGCGTGCACAGAACCGAGAAGATTAAAAAAGAATTTAAGGACAGTGGCTACTCCATGCCCGAACTGGCACTTAAATTTGCCCTGTCTCACGAGGCCGTATCCACGGTGATCCCGGGAATCCGGAACAAACAACAGGCCATCATGAATACTGCTGTGTCGGACCTGCCCGATCTGTCCGAAGAGATCCTGGTCCGGCTGCGGGAACACAGCTGGAACCGCGGTTTCTGGTACGGAGGGAAATAA
- a CDS encoding SGNH/GDSL hydrolase family protein, producing MKQSRPYSRRTFFKSAGMGAAAVAGLPFLAKSCVTHADRVNVHDFFSEGDVVLFQGDSITDAGRSREQELPNHAGSFGGGYASHIASWLLAEMPASRLSIYNRGISGNKVYQLAERWDRDCLDLKPDVLSILIGVNDYWHFRNGNYDGTPEIYKNDFRKLLTRTREALPGLKLVICQPFILTGTSAVDESWVEPFSTYQAIAKKIADEFGAVWVPFQEAFDSAIEVADPAYWAADGVHPSMAGAQLMANTWLEALV from the coding sequence ATGAAACAATCCAGGCCTTATTCCAGAAGAACCTTTTTTAAGAGCGCGGGTATGGGTGCTGCCGCCGTGGCAGGTCTGCCTTTCCTGGCTAAATCCTGTGTAACACACGCAGATAGGGTGAACGTACATGATTTTTTCTCGGAGGGGGACGTGGTGCTGTTCCAGGGCGACTCCATCACCGACGCGGGAAGAAGCCGGGAACAGGAACTGCCCAATCATGCAGGGTCCTTCGGTGGGGGATATGCCAGCCATATCGCTTCCTGGCTGCTGGCAGAGATGCCGGCCAGCCGGCTGAGCATCTATAACCGGGGGATCAGCGGGAACAAGGTGTACCAGCTGGCCGAACGCTGGGACAGGGACTGCCTGGATCTGAAACCGGATGTACTGAGCATCCTGATCGGGGTGAACGATTACTGGCATTTCCGGAACGGGAACTACGACGGCACTCCGGAAATCTACAAGAACGACTTCAGGAAGCTGCTGACGCGGACCAGGGAAGCCCTTCCCGGTCTGAAACTGGTCATCTGTCAGCCCTTTATCCTGACCGGGACCAGTGCGGTGGACGAATCCTGGGTGGAGCCCTTCAGCACCTACCAGGCCATTGCGAAAAAGATCGCGGACGAGTTCGGAGCGGTATGGGTGCCCTTCCAGGAGGCCTTTGACAGTGCCATCGAAGTAGCCGACCCGGCCTACTGGGCAGCCGACGGGGTACACCCCTCCATGGCCGGGGCCCAGCTGATGGCAAACACCTGGCTGGAAGCGCTGGTTTAA